The Kribbella jejuensis genome segment CTCACCACGCCGTTCGGGACGCGTTGAGCGAGTTGATCGGGCCCGATCAGCGGCGCACGCACATCCAGGCAGCACTGCACGCGATGGCCGCGAAGGGTATCGGGGCTTTCCACGAGATGGCGGCGCCGCACATCGGTCCGCTCTGGGAGTTGCCGCTGGTGCGAGAGGTGGCGGACGAGCTGGGCCTGTCCGCGACGCTCTACTGGGGTGAGCCGGGCGTGTTCGAGCACCTTGGGACGTACGGGCTGGCCGGCCTGGCCGGTGACCTGAACGCGGACGGCGCCCTCGGATCCCGCACGGCCGCGTTGAAGGAGCCGTACGCGGATCGCGCCGGCCACCGCGGACATGCGTACCTGACACCTGAGCAGATCGCCGAGCACGTGATCGCCTGTACCGAGCGGAACGTGCAGGCAGGCTTCCACTGCATCGGCGACCAGGCGCTGGAGAACATCGCCCGCGGCTTCGAGTTGGCCGCCGAGAAGGTCGGCGTCCAGGCGTTGGTTGCCGCACGCCACCGTCTGGAACATGTCGAAATGGTCGACGAGGCAACGATCGCGACGCTGGCCCGCTGCGGCGTGGTGGCCAGCGTCCAGCCGATGTTCGACGGCCTGTGGGGCGGTCCGGACGGTATGTACGCCGAGCGCGTCGGCGATCGCTGGCAGGGCATGAACCCGTTCGGTTCGCTGGCCCGCGCAGGCGTCGTCCTCGCGTTCGGATCGGATGCGCCGGTGACCGAGCTGGGTGGCTGGGAGGCCGTCCGCGCGGCCGCGTTCCACCATGAGCCGTCCGAGCGGATCACGGTCCGGGCGGCGTTCCAGGCGCACACCCGCGGCGGTTGGCGGGCGGCGGGAATCGACGACGCCGGCGTACTCGCTCCCAGTACAGCTGCGACGTACGCGATCTGGCAGAGCGACGCCGAACTCGTCGTACAGACACCGGACCAGCGGGTCGCCGCGTGGTCGACGGACCCGCGCGCGGGCGTACCCGTGCTGCCAGATCTCAGTGAGGGAACTCCTACGTGCTTGCGGACAGCCGTCGGCGGTCGCGTCGTCTATGAAGTTGAAGGATGGTCCCAGTGAAGAAGCTCGACCTTGATCCGGTCACCGTCCGGAAGGCGCGCAGTCTGGCCCGCAAGGCCGGCAAACCGATCGTCAACCTTGCGCAGCAGCACACGACTGTGTCGGTCGAGCGAGCGGTACTGCGGCTCGCCGGGCTGACCGGCGCGGACACCGAGGGCATCCCGTGGGTGAACCGGCTTGCCGACACGGTTCGCGCCGACGTCGGGCTCGAGCACGGGCTCGCACTGCCGGTCTGGGACGCGCTGCTCCGCGGTGAGGCCGAGGACCTGGGCGTGCTGGCCCAGAAGGCGGCGTCCGGTTCGGTGACGTTCCGGATGCCCGAGGGACGCGACGCCGTACGCGCCCGGAGCGCGGCGCGGAAGGCCGCAGCCGCGGGGATGAAGCGGATCGACGGGCGGCGGCGCGAGCGGGACCGGCTGATCAAGCGGCACGGGGACCCGGAGCAGCGGCCGTGGATCTACCTGATCGTTGCCACCGGCGACATCTACGAGGACATCCCGCAGGCGCAGGCGGCCGCGCGAGAAGGCGCCGACATCATCGCGGTGATCCGTTCGACCGGGCAGTCGCTGCTCGACTACGTCCCCGAGGGCGCGACCCGCGAGGGCTTCGCCGGTACGTACGCGACGCAGGAGAACTTCCGCTTGATGCGCGCCGCGCTCGACGAGTCGTCTCGCGAGTTGGGCCGGTATGTCCGGCTGACGAACTATGCGTC includes the following:
- a CDS encoding amidohydrolase is translated as MRTLLTNGSVYSPADPHATAIAFDDGVVTWLGDDTGAGAYADGADEVIDLDGKLVTPAFVDAHVHAAQTGALLTGLDLAGTTSLTDALDRLAAFAAGLSEDAVIDGAGWDETTWPEGRPPTAEELDRAAGGRRVYLSRVDGHSGVISSALFPAAKGSGFDSSGRVERDAHHAVRDALSELIGPDQRRTHIQAALHAMAAKGIGAFHEMAAPHIGPLWELPLVREVADELGLSATLYWGEPGVFEHLGTYGLAGLAGDLNADGALGSRTAALKEPYADRAGHRGHAYLTPEQIAEHVIACTERNVQAGFHCIGDQALENIARGFELAAEKVGVQALVAARHRLEHVEMVDEATIATLARCGVVASVQPMFDGLWGGPDGMYAERVGDRWQGMNPFGSLARAGVVLAFGSDAPVTELGGWEAVRAAAFHHEPSERITVRAAFQAHTRGGWRAAGIDDAGVLAPSTAATYAIWQSDAELVVQTPDQRVAAWSTDPRAGVPVLPDLSEGTPTCLRTAVGGRVVYEVEGWSQ